The window caaaagCCAAGAGCGAAGGAAGAGGAGTGAAGATCGTGAGCGAGGAAGGAGCAACAGAAGCCATGAAAGGTCTGACAGGGATCGAAGGAGGCGCTCAAGTTCAACTGAATCATCTAATAGTTCAGGATCTGATGGAGAGGAtggcaacaacaaaaagaaggaggagatgaagaaacAGAAGGAGATGATGAAAGCTTTGGAAACACCTGAAGAGAAGAGAGCCAGAAGATTatcaaagaaagaagcaaagGAGAAAAAGCGAAGAGAAAAGATGGGATGGAGTGAGGAGTACATGGGATACACAAATGCAGATAATCCGTTTGGTGACAACAACTTACTGGGTACATTTAAATGGCAGAAGGTGAGCGCTGTGCTAGTagttttgaaattatttttgagGATGTTTGTTAAAGATAACAGTTACATATCTATGTGTATTtgctttgtacattttttttcaggccTTGGACAGGAAAGGCATCGGTCATCTTGGAGAAAAAGAACTTAAAGAGAGGAACAAACGCATCCAGGAGGAAAACCGCAGGGAGCTGCAAAAGGTATATACTGAAGAATAGTAAACATTAGTGCTTATGCAGTACACTGCTGAGACTCAATCCACAGCCAGCGACTGAGATAGTGAACAAGACTCATTGAACCAAAATACTCGTGTTGATATAGGTGAAACAACTTCGTCTGGAAAGGGAGCGAGAGAAGGCCATGCGAGAGACGGAGCTGGAaatgctgcagagagagaaagaggccGAACACTTCAAAACCTGGGCTGAACAAGAAGACAACTTCCATCTGCATCAGGCCAAACTGAGGTTAGTTTACTTCATATTACTTTCATCTAGGACTTCCTAAACTGTCACCACCATGTCATCTTTATCTGACCTTTCCTTACTTTGTTCTAGATCTAAGATCAGAATCCGTGATGGTCGTGCCAAGCCCATTGACCTTCTGGCCAAGTACATCAGTGCAGAAGATGATGATCTCGCTGTGGAGATGCATGAACCTTACACATTCCTGAATGGGCTAACAGTCACTGACATGGACGACTTGCTGGAGGACATCAAGGTTTTTGGTCCCACTAATGTGTTTTGAGAGCTGAGGATTGATTTACGCACTATAGAAGAATTGTTTTAATCGGAAAATGACTGTGAATTAAGTGATTTTCACAGCAAAATGCCCCTGAAAGTGTTCTTTGTAAATTATGCCCTGTCCAAATGAAGATACTTGTCATTATAGTCTTATAAACAACGAGAAAAACCCATGAAGGCTGACTCTAAACATGTcaaaagttaattgttgctaCTCTTAAAATGAGCTCCGTGTTGCTTTGGTAGGTTTATATGGAGTTAGAGCAAGGCAAGAACGTGGACTTCTGGAGAGACATGACAACCATCACTGAGGATGAGATCAGCAAACTGAGAAAACTGGAGGCTTCTGGGAAAGGACCAGGTATCACCTTTTTTCACATTACACATCCAGTAGTTATCAGGCCTACCTTCTCTTTGTCTTCAACTGTAACTGTCTCCTTTTTTGtgctaaactgaaaacattttgttttttcgaTCTATTAAATCCCCAGGCGATCGCCGTGAGGGCATCAACACAGCTGTGAGCACAGATGTTCAGTCGGTGTTCAAAGGAAAGACGTACAGCCAGCTGCAGGCGCTGCACATGAACATCGAGTCAAAGATTCGGGCTGGAGGGTCCAATCTGGACATCGGTTACTGGGAGAGCTTGCTGCAGCAAGTCAGAGTCTACATGGCCAGAGCCAGGCTGAGAGAGCGGCACCAGGACGTTCTGCGGCAGAAACTCTTCAAGCTCAAACAAGAACAGGGCGTAGAAAGCGAGCCCTTATTCCCCATCATCAAAGAGGAGGGTCGGAGTGATGACGACCAGTAAGTTTCCGCTGGAACCAGGCGTGCTGCACTGCTCATTaaaatcagagatcagagaaacTTAaaatttcttcatgtttttttttttttttttttgtattagaGAGGCAACTGGAAGTCAAGCAGAAGAACCAAGAAGTAGgaacagaggagcagagccgggagaagaggaggcgggACCAAGCAGAGCCACGGCGGGAGGCCAGGATGAAGACGGAGAAGAGAAGAGTGagaaggacgaggaggagaaggatgaGGCGGTGGAGGCcgtgctgacggaggaggacctgATCCAGCAGAGCCAGGCGGAGTACGACTCGGGCCGGTACAGTCCCACGCTGCTCACCACTTCCGAGCTgccgctggacacacacaccatcagccCAGAGGAAGACATACACAGACTGCAGTTGGCACGCAGACAGCTTCAAGTCACCGGTATGAGACCTTGCagtaaaccttttttttttttgtttcctgatcTTAATATTTCAGGATCATCAATGTACATGTCAAAATTGTTAatttgcttctttctttctttttttcattttatccgTCAGGTGACGCCAGCGAAAGCGCAGAGGACGCCTTCGTACGTCGTGCGAAAGAAGGCATGGGAAACGACGAGGCTCAGTTCAGCGTGGAGATCCCCGTCACCGGGAAAATGTACCTTTGGGCAGACAAATACCGTCCCAGAAAGCCCCGCTTCTTCAACAGGGTGCACACCGGCTTCGAGTGGAACAAGTACAACCAGACGCACTACGACTTCGACAACCCGCCGCCCAAAATCGTCCAGGGCTACAAGTTCAACATCTTCTACCCGGACCTCATCGACAAGCGCTCCACGCCACAGTACTTCCTGGAGCCCAGTCCCGACAACAAGGACTTTGGGATTTTGAGATTTCACGCCGGCCCGCCTTACGAGGACATCGCCTTTAAGATCGTGAACAGGGAGTGGGAGTACTCACACCGACACGGCTTCCGCTGCCAGTTTGCCAACGGGATCTTCCAGCTGTGGTTCCACTTTAAGAGATACCGCTACAGGAGATGAAGACGTGTCggttatttttttgcttttttaattgaaacgATTTGTTAAAAAGTTGGAGGAGTCATTGTTCTTTGTAGCTGCTGGCATATGAAAGCAGTTTAAGATATACATGATCCATGTTTTGTCCAAAACTGTAAATGTGATGtagtctcaaaaaaaaaaaaaataataaagtttttttttcctccctttagACTCTTTGCATGATGGTTTGTGCTGCTCATCAAAACAAGTTTTAtttgagtgaaaagtgaacAGTGGACATTTCATGAGTGATCTTATAGGCCTCAAAACTTCACTCTGATGTGCAGATATAAAGATTACAGATGGATGCAGGTAATTTCTATGTTTTTGATAAATCCAATctttatgaaaagaaaacaaaatatatgcTGAAATTAGACAAGGATCacattttcaggttttcaatataaaaaaacagcaaagtgaGCCAGGTCTTGAACTGAGGTACAGTGTCCAGCTTCCACAGGTTTAATGTTTCTCTCTTAGCAATAATCACACCATACATTACGGTACTTTGCACTGAGAAATTTAGATTTTATGAAGATGATGAATGGC of the Salarias fasciatus chromosome 18, fSalaFa1.1, whole genome shotgun sequence genome contains:
- the cactin gene encoding splicing factor Cactin isoform X1 codes for the protein MGSKSRRRSGSRSESRDRDRRHRSKVVRSRSPEERRGRGRSADRATRVRGRSSSRDSADGSPARRRPQRGDRSGSDSGSEGDRRRAPKPPPSKSRGRSSSSDADHSKMKKGRKEIDRRRETSREKRPPTSQSSPDSRDGSSDRERKRRRSADRGSPVRDRQRRERDRERERWRSDSRDWKRQGDRDKSQERRKRSEDRERGRSNRSHERSDRDRRRRSSSTESSNSSGSDGEDGNNKKKEEMKKQKEMMKALETPEEKRARRLSKKEAKEKKRREKMGWSEEYMGYTNADNPFGDNNLLGTFKWQKALDRKGIGHLGEKELKERNKRIQEENRRELQKVKQLRLEREREKAMRETELEMLQREKEAEHFKTWAEQEDNFHLHQAKLRSKIRIRDGRAKPIDLLAKYISAEDDDLAVEMHEPYTFLNGLTVTDMDDLLEDIKVYMELEQGKNVDFWRDMTTITEDEISKLRKLEASGKGPGDRREGINTAVSTDVQSVFKGKTYSQLQALHMNIESKIRAGGSNLDIGYWESLLQQVRVYMARARLRERHQDVLRQKLFKLKQEQGVESEPLFPIIKEEGRSDDDQEATGSQAEEPRSRNRGAEPGEEEAGPSRATAGGQDEDGEEKSEKDEEEKDEAVEAVLTEEDLIQQSQAEYDSGRYSPTLLTTSELPLDTHTISPEEDIHRLQLARRQLQVTGDASESAEDAFVRRAKEGMGNDEAQFSVEIPVTGKMYLWADKYRPRKPRFFNRVHTGFEWNKYNQTHYDFDNPPPKIVQGYKFNIFYPDLIDKRSTPQYFLEPSPDNKDFGILRFHAGPPYEDIAFKIVNREWEYSHRHGFRCQFANGIFQLWFHFKRYRYRR
- the cactin gene encoding splicing factor Cactin isoform X2; its protein translation is MGSKSRRRSGSRSESRDRDRRHRSKVVRSRSPEERRGRGRSADRATRVRGRSSSRDSADGSPARRRPQRGDRSGSDSGSEGDRRRAPKPPPSKSRGRSSRRSADRGSPVRDRQRRERDRERERWRSDSRDWKRQGDRDKSQERRKRSEDRERGRSNRSHERSDRDRRRRSSSTESSNSSGSDGEDGNNKKKEEMKKQKEMMKALETPEEKRARRLSKKEAKEKKRREKMGWSEEYMGYTNADNPFGDNNLLGTFKWQKALDRKGIGHLGEKELKERNKRIQEENRRELQKVKQLRLEREREKAMRETELEMLQREKEAEHFKTWAEQEDNFHLHQAKLRSKIRIRDGRAKPIDLLAKYISAEDDDLAVEMHEPYTFLNGLTVTDMDDLLEDIKVYMELEQGKNVDFWRDMTTITEDEISKLRKLEASGKGPGDRREGINTAVSTDVQSVFKGKTYSQLQALHMNIESKIRAGGSNLDIGYWESLLQQVRVYMARARLRERHQDVLRQKLFKLKQEQGVESEPLFPIIKEEGRSDDDQEATGSQAEEPRSRNRGAEPGEEEAGPSRATAGGQDEDGEEKSEKDEEEKDEAVEAVLTEEDLIQQSQAEYDSGRYSPTLLTTSELPLDTHTISPEEDIHRLQLARRQLQVTGDASESAEDAFVRRAKEGMGNDEAQFSVEIPVTGKMYLWADKYRPRKPRFFNRVHTGFEWNKYNQTHYDFDNPPPKIVQGYKFNIFYPDLIDKRSTPQYFLEPSPDNKDFGILRFHAGPPYEDIAFKIVNREWEYSHRHGFRCQFANGIFQLWFHFKRYRYRR